The Pleuronectes platessa chromosome 23, fPlePla1.1, whole genome shotgun sequence genome contains a region encoding:
- the LOC128429896 gene encoding uncharacterized protein LOC128429896 isoform X1 has protein sequence MILILLLITMISCVCAGTSFVKVTQTHYQAEEDDNITLEWMFTTRSDKSPNLLMILCKLITDLRVSIVYHLHQGVEVPELQDEQFSGRVQCDRDVLREGRLRLHVSRLRTEDSGRYKCVVRTESDLSADQCWLNVTASVAQEQRTTPTVNPEPQDQERFYILLGAGIMFTVILIVGTAAAAAAAGRKVANVVIRVIVVIAAVVVIVIVYSITAATATAPDAAVLGLLLGGSIIFSVFAALSAPCVLIFYGFCQSNSERRPDSISSYRRSPNDNSYYIQYF, from the exons atgatcctgatcctgctgctcatcaccatgATCTCCTGTGTCTGTG CAGGAACTTCTTTTGTGAAAGTGACACAGACCCACTATCAGGCAGAGGAGGACGACAACATCACTCTGGAATGGATGTTCACAACCAGAAGTGACAAATCTCCTAACCTACTTATGATCTTGTGTAAACTGATAACAGACCTCAGAGTCTCTATCGTGTATCATCTACATCAAGGTGTTGAAGTCCCGGAGCTTCAAGATGAACAGTTTTCAGGACGAGTCCAGTGTGACAGAGACGTCCTCAGAGAAGGACGACTCAGACTTCATGTGTCCAGACTCAGGACTGAAGACTCAGGCCGGTACAAGTGTGTAGTGAGGACAGAATCTGACCTGAGTGCAGATCAATGCTGGCTCAATGTTACTG CCTCTGTTGCTCAGGAACAACGTACGACTCCAACTGTGAACCCAGAGCCACAGGATCAGGAAAGGTTCTACATCTTACTTGGTGCAGGAATAATGTTCACAGTTATCCTGATAGTAgggacggcagcagcagcagcagcagcaggaaggaaagTAGCTAATGTAGTGATAAGAGTAATAGTAGTGATAGCAGCAGTAGTAGTGATAGTAATAGTATATTCaataacagcagcaacagcgaCTGCACCAGATGCTGCAGTGTTAGGATTGTTGTTGGGAGGATCAATAATATTTTCAGTGTTTGCAGCTCTGTCAGCTCCCTGTGTCCTCATCTTCTATGGCTTCTGTCAATCAAATTCAGAAAGGAGGCCTGACAGCATCAGCAGCTACAGAAGGTCACCAAATGACAACTCTTACTATATAcaatatttttga
- the LOC128429896 gene encoding uncharacterized protein LOC128429896 isoform X2 — MILILLLITMISCVCGTSFVKVTQTHYQAEEDDNITLEWMFTTRSDKSPNLLMILCKLITDLRVSIVYHLHQGVEVPELQDEQFSGRVQCDRDVLREGRLRLHVSRLRTEDSGRYKCVVRTESDLSADQCWLNVTASVAQEQRTTPTVNPEPQDQERFYILLGAGIMFTVILIVGTAAAAAAAGRKVANVVIRVIVVIAAVVVIVIVYSITAATATAPDAAVLGLLLGGSIIFSVFAALSAPCVLIFYGFCQSNSERRPDSISSYRRSPNDNSYYIQYF, encoded by the exons atgatcctgatcctgctgctcatcaccatgATCTCCTGTGTCTGTG GAACTTCTTTTGTGAAAGTGACACAGACCCACTATCAGGCAGAGGAGGACGACAACATCACTCTGGAATGGATGTTCACAACCAGAAGTGACAAATCTCCTAACCTACTTATGATCTTGTGTAAACTGATAACAGACCTCAGAGTCTCTATCGTGTATCATCTACATCAAGGTGTTGAAGTCCCGGAGCTTCAAGATGAACAGTTTTCAGGACGAGTCCAGTGTGACAGAGACGTCCTCAGAGAAGGACGACTCAGACTTCATGTGTCCAGACTCAGGACTGAAGACTCAGGCCGGTACAAGTGTGTAGTGAGGACAGAATCTGACCTGAGTGCAGATCAATGCTGGCTCAATGTTACTG CCTCTGTTGCTCAGGAACAACGTACGACTCCAACTGTGAACCCAGAGCCACAGGATCAGGAAAGGTTCTACATCTTACTTGGTGCAGGAATAATGTTCACAGTTATCCTGATAGTAgggacggcagcagcagcagcagcagcaggaaggaaagTAGCTAATGTAGTGATAAGAGTAATAGTAGTGATAGCAGCAGTAGTAGTGATAGTAATAGTATATTCaataacagcagcaacagcgaCTGCACCAGATGCTGCAGTGTTAGGATTGTTGTTGGGAGGATCAATAATATTTTCAGTGTTTGCAGCTCTGTCAGCTCCCTGTGTCCTCATCTTCTATGGCTTCTGTCAATCAAATTCAGAAAGGAGGCCTGACAGCATCAGCAGCTACAGAAGGTCACCAAATGACAACTCTTACTATATAcaatatttttga
- the LOC128430184 gene encoding GRB2-associated-binding protein 1, which translates to MSGAGDVVCEGWLRKSPPEKKLRRYAWKKRWFVLRSGRLSGEPDVLQYYKNQQSRRPIRTINLNLCEQVDAGLSFTKKELENSFVFDLRTEERTWYLVAESEEDMNRWVSSICLICGFNPTEDVPERPPVSGPPTVTAMTPSSGMAGSSAAAGSVPPPYDPVSVRCLEPDGHTEDNYLWLSHCQSHVRPPLGSSVSLETDYDNLYPPPSATSSSSSSSSSPSLLPNGLPPPSSSRTAPWTVASMTGPLSQSLDANTTSDLQRRPGRPRCHPSPHPRKHSLDIHLRPVAIPLIEDTHSTVHPNMHSYQIPRPASTPQPRPPRRPSSTPSVDSLTQTELHASVPTPPPRPPKPSPIAAQGESCAVGTGPATLPRTSSESGGRDGCVEGGGGGLLRSHTVSIPGRTQTGCESFFIPQSLSDRASMFEFSDSFNSYFTNKGLVPLGSLCSEDGDVDENYVSMSAATTEPPVAPRAPPPSDSSVQLQDGNYVAMIPMSPSLPTQPATGDLASLGRQVPPPVHMGFRNSPTPLTPPLRRNTVTTGTQVRAVPPPIHRDLKPQRRVKPAPLDISSMQQDWQEVPPPVRSPVTRTFTRDPSSRQSIRPSSSHSSSPSSDSDDQDDSYVAMKTSSLSFSAGEPSLRLMLHRASEGGVSSPLLRRARGDKQVEYLDLDLHTGRSTPSRQKRCTAAGGGSGDKPAGAGEERARGESTRVDYVVVDPKRTKALRNTREAWHDGRMSTEKDKS; encoded by the exons ATGAGCGGAGCCGGGGACGTGGTGTGTGAAGGCTGGCTGCGAAAATCGCCACCGGAGAAAAAGTTACGGCGCTAC GCGTGGAAGAAGCGATGGTTCGTCCTGCGAAGCGGCCGACTGAGCGGAGAACCGGACGTTTTACAGTACTACAAGAACCAACAGTCCCGTCGACCAATCAGGACCATCAACCTGAACCTGTGTGAACAG GTGGATGCCGGCTTGTCGTTCAcgaagaaggagctggagaacagCTTCGTGTTCGACCTGAGGACGGAGGAGAGAACCTGGTACCTGGTGGCCGAGTCTGAGGAGGACATGAACCGCTGGGTGTCCTCCATCTGCCTGATCTGTGGCTTCAACCCGACTGAAGACG TTCCAGAGAGACCTCCTGTGTCCGGCCCCCCCACCGTCACCGCGATGACCCCGTCCAGTGGCATGGCTGGCAGCTCCGCGGCAGCAGGTTCGGTCCCCCCCCCCTACGACCCGGTGAGCGTACGATGCCTGGAGCCCGACGGCCACACAGAGGACAACTACCTGTGGTTGTCCCACTGTCAGAGTCACGTCAG GCCTCCTTTAGGATCCTCCGTCTCTCTCGAAACCGACTACGACAACCTctaccctcctccctctgccacctcctcctcctcttcttcctcctcctcgccatCCCTTCTTCCCAACGGCCTCCCTCCTCCGTCCTCATCCAGGACGGCACCTTGGACAGTGGCCTCGATGACGGGGCCTCTCAGCCAGTCACTGGACGCCaacacgacctctgacctccagagGCGACCAGGCCGACCCCGCTgtcacccctccccccaccccaggAAGCACTCACTGGATATCCACCTGCGTCCCGTGGCGATCCCTCTcattgaggacacacactccaCCGTGCATCCCAACATGCACTCATACCAGATCCCCCGTCCTGCATCCACGCCTCAGCCACGACCCCCCCGCCGCCCCTCCTCTACACCAAGTGTGGACTCTTTAACCCAGACGGAGCTCCATGCATCCGTCCCGACTCCTCCTCCACGCCCGCCGAAGCCCTCGCCGATCGCAGCCCAGGGAGAGAGCTGCGCTGTGGGCACGGGACCTGCAACGCTCCCCCGAACCTCCTCAGAGTCGGGGGGGAGGGATGGATGTGTGGAAGGAGGCGGTGGAGGTCTGCTGAGGAGTCACACCGTCAGTATACCAGGACGCACGCAGACAG GTTGCGAGTCTTTCTTCATCCCTCAGTCGCTGTCGGACCGAGCGAGCATGTTCGAGTTCAGCGACAGCTTCAACAGTTACTTT ACTAACAAAGGCTTGGTACCTCTGGGAAGTCTTTGCTCTGAAGATGGTGATGTGGATGAAAACTATGTTTCCATGAGCGCTGCCACCACTGAGCCTCCTGTGGCCCCGAG GGCGCCTCCTCCCTCTGACTCCTCCGTGCAACTCCAAGATGGCAACTACGTCGCCATGATCCCCATGAGCCCCTCCCTTCCCACTCAGCCCGCCACAGGGGATCTGGCGTCCCTGGGGAGGCAGGTGCCCCCACCCGTCCACATGGGCTTCCGCAACTCCCCCACTCCCCTCACCCCGCCGCTCCGGAGGAACACGGTGACCACAGGAACACAGGTGAGGGCCGTGCCCCCTCCGATCCACCGCGACCTGAAACCACAACGCAGAG tgaaACCAGCTCCTCTGGACATCTCGTCGATGCAGCAGGACTGGCAGGAAGTCCCGCCCCCTGTCCGCTCACCTGTCACCAGAACCTTCACAAGAGa tccgtCCAGTCGTCAGTCCATCAGGCCCAGCTCGTCCCacagctcctccccctcctccgacTCAGACGACCAAGATGACAGCTATGTCGCCATGAAGACCTCCAGCCTCAGTTTTAGTGCTGGGGAGCCG tctctCAGGCTCATGCTGCACAGAGCTTCAGAGGGCGGAGTCAGCAGCCCATTGCTACGGCGAGCCAGAGGTGACAAACAGGTGGAGTACCTGGACTTGGACCTTCACACCGGGCGATCAACACCATCGAGACAG AAGCGTTgcacagcagcaggtggaggcagCGGTGACAAACCGGCCGGAGCTGGCGAGGAGCGTGCACGGGGGGAGAGCACGCGTGTGGACTATGTGGTGGTGGACCCCAAACGAACCAAGGCCCTGAGGAACACCAGGGAAGCGTGGCATGATGGGAGGATGTCCACGGAGAAGGACAAAAGCTAG